From Pseudomonas sp. StFLB209, a single genomic window includes:
- a CDS encoding LacI family DNA-binding transcriptional regulator, producing the protein MPKKAAPSTNLTLIDVAKVAGVSPITVSRALSRPEVVSEQTRQKVMAAVRQTGYVSNMLAGSLASNKSRLVAIFLPTMANSIFADTVQALMERLAQAGYQTLLGLTGYSAEQEEKLLEAILGRRPDGIVLTGTLHTESSRLRLAQSGIPVVEAWDLADDPLDMLVGFSHERVGEAIAQHLLGKGYRRFSVISLGDPRGVRRCQSVIDELGRHGIDAVPLQVMTPPATLKTGRDGLQQLLEQGPLPEVVVCSSDTIAQGVLAEAASRGLRVPEDLAVMGFGDLSAAAQVYPALSTVSVDGQLIGQKVAQALLERFNNADNVGDPVRIDTGFKLIERQTT; encoded by the coding sequence ATGCCGAAGAAAGCTGCCCCCTCCACCAACCTGACCCTGATCGACGTCGCCAAGGTGGCCGGCGTATCGCCGATCACCGTGTCGCGGGCCTTGAGCCGTCCGGAGGTGGTCAGCGAGCAGACCCGGCAGAAGGTCATGGCAGCGGTGCGCCAGACCGGCTATGTGTCGAACATGCTGGCTGGCAGCCTGGCCAGCAACAAGAGCCGGCTGGTCGCCATCTTCCTGCCGACCATGGCCAACTCGATCTTTGCCGATACGGTGCAGGCGCTGATGGAACGTCTGGCCCAGGCCGGCTACCAGACTTTGCTGGGTTTGACCGGCTACTCTGCCGAGCAGGAAGAGAAACTCCTGGAAGCGATTCTCGGCCGCCGCCCGGATGGCATCGTCCTCACCGGCACCCTGCACACCGAATCCAGCCGCCTGCGCCTGGCTCAGTCGGGCATCCCGGTGGTGGAAGCCTGGGACCTGGCGGACGATCCGCTGGATATGCTGGTGGGCTTCTCCCATGAGCGGGTCGGCGAGGCCATTGCCCAACACCTGCTCGGCAAGGGCTACCGGCGCTTTTCCGTCATCAGCCTGGGCGATCCACGGGGTGTGCGGCGTTGCCAGAGCGTGATCGACGAGCTTGGTCGGCACGGCATCGACGCTGTGCCGCTGCAAGTCATGACCCCGCCGGCGACCCTGAAAACCGGCCGCGACGGCCTGCAACAGTTGCTGGAGCAAGGGCCACTGCCGGAAGTGGTGGTGTGCAGTTCCGACACCATCGCCCAAGGTGTGCTGGCCGAAGCCGCCAGCCGTGGCCTGCGGGTGCCGGAGGATCTGGCAGTGATGGGGTTTGGTGACCTGAGCGCCGCCGCCCAGGTCTATCCGGCGCTGTCGACGGTCAGCGTCGACGGCCAATTGATCGGCCAGAAAGTCGCGCAAGCCCTGCTCGAACGCTTCAATAACGCTGATAACGTCGGCGATCCGGTGCGTATTGATACAGGTTTCAAGTTGATCGAACGCCAGACCACCTGA
- the cadR gene encoding Cd(II)/Pb(II)-responsive transcriptional regulator — MKIGELAKLTDTQVETVRYYEREGLLPVPSRTEGNYRLYTQAHVERLSFIRNCRSLDMTLDEIRRLLNLRDSPQDQCESVNALIDEHIAHVDARVASLQALQQQLRNLRQRCNDNDPDHCAILDRLEVTGAVAAPEGEPSHVGRSHGH, encoded by the coding sequence ATGAAAATCGGTGAACTGGCCAAACTGACCGACACCCAGGTCGAAACCGTCCGCTATTACGAACGCGAAGGCCTGCTGCCTGTGCCGTCGCGTACCGAAGGCAATTACCGGCTGTACACCCAGGCCCACGTCGAGCGCCTGAGCTTCATCCGCAATTGCCGCAGCCTGGACATGACCCTGGATGAAATCCGGCGCCTGCTGAACCTGCGCGACAGCCCGCAGGATCAGTGCGAGAGCGTCAATGCCCTGATCGACGAGCACATCGCCCACGTCGACGCGCGGGTCGCCAGCCTGCAGGCGCTGCAACAGCAGTTGCGTAACCTGCGCCAGCGCTGCAACGACAACGACCCGGACCACTGCGCGATTCTTGACCGGCTGGAGGTCACCGGCGCAGTGGCTGCGCCCGAGGGCGAGCCGTCACATGTCGGCAGAAGCCACGGTCACTAG
- a CDS encoding heavy metal translocating P-type ATPase, whose product MGQITRLTPVHKHDDHQPEQPAHTHGCCGGAAAPAQVTFVAAADGEARLSQFSIEQMDCPTEQTLIQDRLGKMEGIHRLEFNLLQRRLGVWHVLPDTAAIRDAIGSLGMQAQPLEEGAEAAPVAKKSAWKLLTVSGLTALGAELVHFSAGPEWLVIVLALVSILSCGLGTYKKGWIALKNLNLNINALMSIAVTGAVLIGQWPEAAMVMFLFTVAELIEARSLDRARNAISSLMQLTPETATVQQADGSWLELEAKAIGPGALLRVRPGERIALDGEVVSGQSSIDQAPITGESLPVEKTVGDKLFAGTINQAGSLEYRVTAAASQSTLARIIHAVEQAQGARAPTQRFVDQFSRIYTPAVFLTALAVALIAPLLFAGAWFDWVYRALVLLVVACPCALVISTPVSIVSGLAAAARKGILIKGGVYLEMGRQIDYLALDKTGTLTHGKPVQTDCVVLDSRVSNAPTIAASLAARSDHPVSLAIAQAADSSLALAPVSNFEALGGRGVAGDIDGRRYHLGNHRLVEELGLGSTALQARLDALESQGKTVVLLLDENGPLALFAVADTVKDSSREAIAQLHELGIKTLMLTGDNPYTARAIADQVGIDQARGNLLPADKLQAIEALYANQHRVGMVGDGINDAPALARAEIGFAMAAAGTDTAIETADVALMDDDLRKIPAFIRLSRDTSAILRQNIALALVTKLIFLAITFTGMATMWMAVFADMGVSLLVVFNGLRLLKK is encoded by the coding sequence ATGGGGCAGATCACCCGGCTTACACCTGTGCATAAACATGACGATCACCAACCTGAGCAACCCGCCCACACCCATGGCTGCTGTGGTGGCGCTGCGGCACCGGCGCAGGTGACCTTTGTCGCGGCGGCGGATGGTGAGGCGCGGTTGAGCCAGTTCAGCATCGAGCAGATGGACTGCCCCACCGAACAGACCCTGATTCAGGATCGTCTGGGCAAAATGGAGGGGATTCACAGGTTGGAGTTCAATCTGCTGCAGCGTCGTCTCGGGGTCTGGCATGTGTTGCCCGACACCGCCGCGATTCGTGACGCGATTGGCTCGCTGGGCATGCAGGCTCAGCCGCTCGAAGAGGGCGCAGAGGCTGCCCCGGTAGCGAAAAAAAGTGCCTGGAAGCTGCTGACCGTGTCGGGCCTGACTGCTCTGGGCGCAGAGCTTGTGCATTTCAGCGCAGGGCCGGAGTGGCTGGTGATCGTGCTGGCGCTGGTGTCGATCCTCAGTTGTGGCCTGGGCACCTATAAAAAGGGCTGGATTGCCCTGAAAAACCTCAATCTGAACATCAATGCGCTGATGAGCATCGCGGTTACCGGCGCGGTGCTGATCGGCCAGTGGCCGGAAGCAGCCATGGTGATGTTCCTGTTTACCGTGGCCGAACTGATCGAAGCGCGCTCGCTGGACCGGGCGCGCAACGCCATCAGCAGTCTGATGCAACTGACTCCGGAAACCGCCACCGTGCAGCAGGCCGATGGCAGTTGGCTGGAGCTTGAAGCCAAGGCTATCGGGCCTGGAGCGTTATTGCGGGTGCGGCCCGGCGAGCGCATCGCCCTGGACGGCGAAGTGGTCAGCGGGCAATCGAGCATTGATCAGGCGCCGATTACCGGCGAAAGCCTGCCTGTGGAAAAGACTGTGGGCGACAAACTGTTCGCTGGCACCATCAACCAAGCAGGTTCTTTGGAGTACCGGGTGACGGCTGCGGCCAGTCAGTCGACCCTGGCGCGGATCATCCATGCCGTGGAACAAGCGCAAGGCGCCCGTGCGCCGACCCAGCGTTTCGTTGACCAGTTCTCGCGGATCTACACCCCGGCCGTGTTCCTCACCGCGCTGGCGGTGGCTTTGATCGCACCGCTGTTGTTTGCCGGCGCATGGTTCGACTGGGTCTATCGGGCGCTGGTCCTGCTGGTGGTGGCCTGCCCTTGCGCACTGGTGATTTCCACCCCGGTGAGTATTGTCAGCGGTCTGGCGGCGGCGGCGCGTAAAGGCATCCTGATCAAGGGCGGGGTGTATCTGGAGATGGGTCGGCAGATCGACTACCTGGCCCTGGACAAGACCGGCACCCTGACCCATGGCAAGCCGGTGCAGACCGACTGTGTGGTACTCGACAGCCGGGTCAGCAACGCACCAACCATTGCCGCCAGCCTGGCGGCACGCTCTGACCATCCGGTGTCGCTGGCCATCGCTCAGGCCGCCGATAGCAGTCTGGCGCTGGCGCCAGTCAGCAACTTCGAAGCGCTGGGCGGTCGTGGCGTGGCCGGGGATATCGACGGTCGTCGTTATCACCTGGGCAACCACCGCCTGGTGGAGGAGTTGGGGCTGGGCTCAACAGCGCTGCAAGCACGGCTCGATGCACTGGAGTCGCAGGGCAAGACGGTCGTGCTGCTGCTCGACGAAAACGGCCCGCTGGCGTTGTTCGCGGTGGCCGACACGGTCAAGGACAGTAGCCGCGAAGCCATCGCGCAACTGCATGAGCTGGGCATCAAGACCCTGATGCTCACCGGTGATAACCCGTACACCGCCCGTGCGATTGCCGATCAGGTTGGCATCGACCAGGCCCGCGGCAACCTGCTGCCGGCCGACAAACTGCAAGCCATTGAAGCGCTGTACGCCAACCAGCACCGGGTTGGCATGGTCGGCGACGGCATTAACGACGCCCCGGCCCTGGCGCGTGCCGAAATCGGTTTCGCCATGGCCGCCGCCGGCACTGACACCGCCATCGAAACCGCCGATGTCGCGCTGATGGACGACGACCTGCGCAAAATCCCGGCCTTCATCCGCCTGTCCCGCGACACCTCAGCCATCCTGCGCCAGAACATCGCCCTGGCACTGGTGACCAAACTGATCTTCCTGGCTATCACCTTCACCGGCATGGCCACCATGTGGATGGCCGTGTTCGCCGACATGGGGGTCAGCTTGCTGGTGGTATTCAATGGATTGCGCTTGCTCAAAAAATGA
- a CDS encoding amino acid permease, which translates to MTSTDGLKRGLSARHIRFMALGSAIGTGLFYGSAAAIQQAGPAVLLAYLIGGAAVFMVMRALGEMAVHDPVSGSFSHYASRYLGPLPGFVLGWTYAFEMIIVCLADVTAFGIYMGFWFPEVPRWIWVLSIVFFIGALNLCNVKVFGEAEFWLSLLKVSAIIGMIVGGAGIMLFGIGSATGGEVSTGISNLWEHGGFMPNGVAGLIASLAVVMFAFGGIEIIGITAGEAKDPKRSLPQAINAVPLRILLFYVLTLFVVMCLFPWPQIGTQGSPFVQIFNNLGMPAAATVLNIVVISAAVSAINSDIFGAGRMMYGMAKEGQAPESFAKLSKQGVPWMTVLVMGITLLGGVVLNYLIPKDVFLLIASLATFATVWVWLMILLTQVAMRRSMNADEVSKLQFPVPFWPWGPAAAIVFMVFIFGVLGWFPNSRAALMVGAVWVVLLVLAYYIWVQPNTDAGKGKTL; encoded by the coding sequence ATGACGTCAACAGATGGTTTGAAACGTGGGTTATCCGCCCGCCATATCCGCTTCATGGCCCTGGGCTCTGCCATCGGCACAGGGCTGTTCTATGGCTCGGCGGCCGCCATCCAGCAAGCCGGCCCGGCGGTGCTGCTGGCCTACCTGATCGGTGGTGCGGCGGTGTTCATGGTCATGCGCGCACTGGGTGAAATGGCTGTTCATGACCCGGTATCCGGCTCGTTCAGCCACTACGCCAGCCGCTATCTGGGCCCGTTGCCAGGCTTTGTGCTGGGTTGGACTTATGCCTTCGAGATGATCATCGTCTGCCTTGCCGACGTGACCGCATTCGGTATCTACATGGGCTTCTGGTTCCCGGAGGTGCCGCGCTGGATCTGGGTGTTGTCGATTGTGTTCTTCATCGGCGCGCTGAACCTGTGCAACGTCAAGGTGTTCGGTGAGGCCGAGTTCTGGCTGTCATTGCTCAAGGTCAGCGCCATCATCGGCATGATCGTCGGCGGCGCAGGGATCATGCTGTTCGGTATCGGCAGTGCGACCGGCGGCGAGGTGTCCACCGGGATCAGCAACCTGTGGGAACACGGCGGCTTCATGCCCAATGGCGTGGCCGGGCTGATCGCCTCGCTGGCAGTGGTGATGTTCGCCTTCGGCGGCATCGAGATCATCGGCATCACCGCCGGTGAAGCCAAGGACCCGAAACGCAGCCTGCCGCAGGCGATCAACGCGGTGCCGCTGCGGATCCTGCTGTTCTATGTACTGACCTTGTTTGTGGTGATGTGCCTGTTCCCATGGCCGCAGATCGGTACCCAGGGCAGCCCGTTCGTGCAGATTTTCAATAATCTGGGTATGCCTGCGGCAGCCACGGTGTTGAATATCGTGGTGATTTCGGCGGCAGTGTCGGCGATCAACAGCGATATTTTCGGTGCCGGACGGATGATGTACGGCATGGCCAAAGAAGGTCAGGCGCCAGAGAGCTTTGCCAAGCTGTCGAAACAGGGCGTGCCGTGGATGACGGTGCTGGTGATGGGGATCACCTTGCTGGGGGGTGTGGTGCTCAATTACCTGATTCCCAAGGATGTGTTCCTGCTTATCGCGTCGCTGGCTACGTTCGCCACGGTCTGGGTATGGCTGATGATTCTGCTCACTCAGGTGGCCATGCGTCGTTCAATGAATGCCGATGAGGTCAGCAAGCTGCAGTTCCCGGTGCCGTTCTGGCCTTGGGGTCCGGCGGCGGCGATTGTGTTCATGGTGTTCATCTTTGGTGTATTGGGCTGGTTCCCGAACAGCCGCGCGGCATTGATGGTAGGTGCGGTATGGGTGGTGTTGCTGGTGCTGGCTTATTACATCTGGGTACAGCCGAACACGGATGCCGGGAAAGGCAAAACCCTGTAG
- a CDS encoding anti-sigma factor produces the protein MTSTADRDLHELAGEYVLGTLSASERAEVEQRLAVEPDLQAAVDAWEARLLPLTELCEPVQPSAGLWSRIEQSLAEPLRSAECARRWWDSLGLWRGLAGAGLAASLVLGSLLLMQPPLSQPSYVVVLVAPQDKAPGWVVQTRDSRQIQLIPLSVSEVPSDKALEFWTKGDDWQGPVSLGLVKPGQTLHVPLDKLPPLQPNQLFELTLESANGSSTGKPTGPIQFIGRAVKVI, from the coding sequence ATGACTTCAACTGCTGATCGCGATCTTCATGAGCTGGCTGGCGAATATGTGCTCGGCACCCTGTCTGCCAGCGAACGGGCCGAGGTCGAACAGCGCCTGGCGGTCGAGCCGGATTTGCAAGCCGCGGTCGATGCCTGGGAAGCCCGGCTGCTGCCATTGACCGAACTGTGCGAGCCGGTCCAGCCATCTGCCGGACTGTGGTCGCGCATCGAACAGTCGCTGGCCGAACCGCTGCGCAGTGCCGAGTGCGCCCGGCGCTGGTGGGACAGCCTGGGGCTGTGGCGCGGCCTGGCCGGTGCCGGGCTGGCGGCCTCGCTGGTGCTGGGCAGCCTGCTGCTGATGCAGCCACCGCTCAGCCAGCCCTCGTATGTGGTGGTGCTGGTCGCACCGCAAGACAAGGCGCCGGGCTGGGTGGTGCAGACCCGCGACAGCCGCCAGATCCAGTTGATTCCGCTGAGCGTCAGTGAAGTCCCCAGCGACAAGGCGCTGGAGTTCTGGACCAAGGGCGATGACTGGCAAGGCCCGGTCTCGCTGGGCCTGGTCAAACCTGGCCAGACGCTGCATGTACCGCTCGACAAACTGCCGCCACTGCAACCCAACCAGTTGTTCGAGCTGACCCTGGAAAGCGCCAACGGCTCATCGACCGGCAAACCGACCGGGCCGATCCAGTTCATTGGGCGGGCAGTAAAAGTGATCTGA
- a CDS encoding sigma-70 family RNA polymerase sigma factor, translating into MTSYESQFDYQAALQACARGERGALQRLYHQESARLLGVVLRIVRDRAQAEDIVHDAFIRIWAQASRFDPQRGSARGWIFTLTRRLALNHIRNSAREVALEEDQVHGLAAQEAEAFDWQVNPGRLQHCLEQLDPVRRNCICHAYVDGYTHQQIARQVGAPLGTVKAWIKRSLAALRECLG; encoded by the coding sequence TTGACCTCGTACGAATCGCAGTTTGATTATCAAGCCGCCCTGCAGGCCTGCGCGCGTGGCGAGCGTGGGGCCTTGCAGCGCCTTTATCATCAGGAAAGCGCCCGCTTGCTGGGCGTTGTCCTGCGCATCGTGCGTGACCGCGCGCAGGCAGAAGATATCGTGCATGACGCGTTCATCAGAATCTGGGCGCAGGCCAGCCGGTTCGATCCGCAGCGTGGTTCGGCCCGTGGCTGGATCTTTACCCTGACCCGCCGTCTGGCGCTTAACCATATCCGCAACAGCGCGCGTGAAGTGGCGCTGGAGGAAGATCAAGTGCATGGCCTGGCGGCACAGGAGGCTGAAGCGTTCGACTGGCAGGTCAATCCGGGACGCCTCCAGCATTGTCTGGAACAGCTCGACCCGGTGCGGCGCAACTGTATCTGTCACGCCTATGTCGACGGCTACACCCACCAACAGATCGCCCGGCAGGTCGGCGCGCCGCTGGGCACCGTCAAGGCCTGGATCAAGCGCAGCCTGGCGGCCTTGCGGGAGTGCCTGGGATGA
- a CDS encoding DUF3455 domain-containing protein: MNAKRLLCLAGTTLALTCLAPGAFAQSDLPESVRVPAGNKVSLHTTGVGEITYECKAKANAANELEWTFVGPKAVLNDKSGKAVGSYYGPPATWEAKDGSKLTGTQVAVAPSSAGNLPYQLVKANPAEGKGTLTGTTYIQRVALKGGVAPAKACNESNKGAKEVVKYQADYVFWAAN, from the coding sequence ATGAACGCAAAACGCTTGCTCTGCCTGGCCGGAACCACTCTGGCGCTGACTTGCCTGGCACCGGGCGCCTTCGCCCAGTCCGATCTGCCCGAAAGCGTGCGGGTGCCGGCCGGCAACAAGGTCAGCCTGCACACCACCGGCGTCGGTGAAATTACCTACGAATGCAAGGCCAAAGCCAATGCCGCCAACGAGCTGGAATGGACCTTCGTCGGTCCCAAGGCGGTACTCAATGACAAGAGCGGCAAGGCGGTCGGCAGCTACTACGGCCCGCCCGCCACCTGGGAAGCCAAAGACGGCTCGAAACTGACCGGCACCCAAGTCGCGGTCGCGCCATCGAGCGCGGGCAACCTGCCTTATCAACTGGTCAAGGCTAACCCGGCTGAAGGCAAAGGCACCCTGACCGGCACCACCTATATCCAGCGCGTGGCGCTCAAGGGCGGCGTGGCCCCGGCCAAAGCCTGCAACGAGAGCAACAAGGGCGCCAAGGAAGTGGTCAAGTACCAGGCCGATTATGTTTTCTGGGCTGCCAACTAA
- a CDS encoding phosphatase PAP2 family protein has product MPTRHPSLSISMLLAVLTFLAFDLTDLDQAISNLFYDPATQTFVFEHNLLFERITHQWARAIPGLFTSAAIVALLLAGAWRLLNRRPDNRVLRLTRKTRLAAVLEWSHRHARESLYFLFAFALSATAVHYLKSHTSVYCPVETTLYGGKQQHYLWFANFSLFDKAGPGRCWPGGHASGAFSLMALYFIARRYQWQHARKVLITTLALGLVFGTTRLLQGWHYLSHTFWAGLVVWWCCALMARSVYRQIPDEQRPPALESLPTQQH; this is encoded by the coding sequence ATGCCCACCCGCCACCCTTCGCTAAGCATCTCGATGCTACTGGCCGTATTGACGTTCCTGGCCTTCGACCTTACCGACCTGGACCAGGCTATCAGTAATCTGTTTTACGACCCGGCCACCCAGACCTTCGTGTTCGAACACAACCTGCTGTTCGAACGCATTACCCATCAATGGGCGCGGGCGATTCCAGGCTTGTTCACCAGTGCGGCAATCGTTGCGCTGCTGCTGGCGGGAGCCTGGCGGCTGCTAAACCGCCGCCCCGATAACCGCGTGCTGCGTCTGACCCGTAAAACACGCCTGGCCGCAGTGCTGGAATGGTCTCACCGTCATGCTCGCGAGAGTCTGTATTTCCTGTTCGCTTTCGCTCTGAGTGCAACGGCCGTCCATTACCTCAAAAGCCACACCAGCGTGTACTGCCCGGTGGAAACCACCCTGTATGGCGGCAAGCAGCAGCACTACCTGTGGTTTGCCAACTTCAGCCTATTCGATAAGGCCGGCCCCGGTCGCTGCTGGCCGGGTGGCCATGCCAGCGGGGCGTTCAGCCTGATGGCGTTGTACTTCATTGCCCGGCGGTATCAGTGGCAACACGCACGCAAGGTCCTGATCACAACCCTGGCGCTGGGCCTGGTATTCGGTACCACCCGGCTGCTGCAGGGCTGGCACTACCTGTCACACACCTTCTGGGCCGGGCTGGTGGTGTGGTGGTGTTGCGCACTCATGGCCCGCAGCGTTTATCGTCAAATTCCGGATGAGCAGCGCCCGCCAGCGCTTGAATCACTGCCAACCCAACAGCATTAG
- a CDS encoding histidine phosphatase family protein, with protein MALTLGTILTPSLAPRSLWRKLARSFAFAVLLLITAAAGWYLSLNRVTDLGEDNQLVSSGALAQWQQGNVIVLIRHAERCDQSSNACLGPPDGITLAGTQVAQGVGIGLEKLGLADAQVLASPLTRTRQTASFIFGREIPTANWVGNCDAGFAGSLMTQKTRHRNMVLVTHSGCIDHLLRKLHVQPGERDSDYTEALLVSVNGQGKPHLLGSMKADQWQKLSVFQE; from the coding sequence GTGGCCCTGACCCTCGGCACCATCCTGACCCCATCACTCGCGCCCCGCAGCCTGTGGCGCAAACTTGCCCGCAGCTTCGCTTTTGCCGTACTGCTGCTCATTACTGCAGCGGCTGGCTGGTACCTGAGCCTTAACCGGGTCACCGACCTGGGCGAAGACAATCAACTGGTCAGCTCCGGGGCCCTTGCCCAATGGCAGCAAGGCAATGTAATCGTGCTGATTCGCCATGCCGAGCGTTGCGACCAGTCCAGCAACGCTTGCCTGGGTCCGCCCGACGGTATCACCCTGGCCGGCACCCAGGTGGCTCAGGGTGTGGGCATTGGCCTTGAGAAGCTGGGCCTGGCCGATGCCCAGGTGCTGGCCAGCCCATTGACCCGCACCCGCCAGACCGCCTCGTTCATCTTTGGCCGGGAAATTCCCACCGCCAACTGGGTCGGCAACTGCGACGCCGGGTTTGCTGGCAGCCTGATGACCCAAAAAACCCGCCATCGCAATATGGTGCTGGTGACCCACAGCGGCTGTATCGACCACCTGCTGCGCAAACTCCACGTGCAGCCAGGCGAGCGCGATAGCGATTACACCGAAGCGCTGCTGGTGTCAGTCAATGGTCAGGGCAAACCACACCTGCTGGGTTCGATGAAAGCTGACCAGTGGCAAAAGCTGTCCGTATTCCAGGAGTGA
- a CDS encoding class I SAM-dependent methyltransferase produces MSTPSSIEPGLDHHAVGHHLTVAHTSLSTRLVRWREEQLARKALHWADDPGLVLDLPCDAGRFWQVLAEKTSRIIVAADQSADTIHAACSSHEPALVQRIMPLQTTVLDIDLPDNCVDCIFCMDLFAQVRDSMLRMELLQEFHRVTRETVIVSVCIDGNLSAWQQRFFPDREAEADDYVAMPGARIEKEFRAAGFHILQRLDFAPLLSMRSLYVLQKEYARSV; encoded by the coding sequence ATGAGCACGCCATCAAGCATTGAACCAGGCCTTGACCATCATGCGGTCGGCCATCATCTGACTGTTGCGCATACCAGCCTGTCCACACGCCTGGTGCGCTGGCGTGAAGAGCAGCTTGCGCGCAAGGCTCTGCACTGGGCTGACGATCCAGGACTGGTGCTCGATTTACCCTGTGATGCCGGGCGTTTCTGGCAGGTACTGGCAGAAAAAACCTCACGCATCATCGTCGCCGCCGACCAGAGTGCCGACACCATCCACGCGGCCTGTAGCAGCCACGAGCCAGCGTTGGTACAGCGCATCATGCCCTTGCAGACCACCGTGCTGGACATCGACCTGCCGGACAACTGTGTTGACTGCATCTTCTGCATGGATCTGTTCGCGCAGGTGCGCGACTCGATGCTGCGAATGGAGCTGCTGCAGGAATTCCATCGCGTCACCCGCGAGACCGTGATTGTCTCGGTCTGCATCGACGGCAACCTGTCGGCCTGGCAGCAACGCTTTTTCCCTGACCGCGAGGCAGAAGCCGACGATTACGTTGCCATGCCCGGCGCCCGGATCGAAAAAGAGTTTCGCGCAGCAGGTTTTCACATCCTGCAACGCCTGGATTTCGCCCCGCTGCTGTCGATGCGCAGCCTCTATGTCCTGCAAAAAGAGTACGCCCGCAGCGTGTGA
- the nhaA gene encoding Na+/H+ antiporter NhaA — protein MTHFPRPESPRALALLRNFLHSEAAGGIVLMLAALAALIVANSPLAERYFAALHTVWLGLSLELWINDGLMAVFFLMVGLEIKREVLAGGLSTWEQRALPGFAAAGGMLVPALLYLAVNWGNPQTLSGWAIPAATDIAFALGVLSLLGKRVPTSLKVFLAALAILDDLGAVTIIALFYSSGLNIPMLLAAFATLAVLVIMNRLQVKRLLPYLLLGVLLWVFVLKSGVHATLAGVALALCIPLGSEKDESQSPLLLLEEKLHGWVAFAIVPIFGFANAGVSLAGISADNLVDPVPLGVALGLFVGKQVGVFLAAVLAIRAGLAVLPQGSNWLQVYGVAVLCGIGFTMSLFIGNLAFPGAPHLVDEVKVGVLIGSGLSAVLGMLLLRAAPQRS, from the coding sequence ATGACTCACTTCCCGCGCCCGGAATCACCCCGCGCCCTCGCCCTGCTGCGTAATTTTCTGCACTCCGAAGCCGCTGGCGGCATCGTCCTGATGCTCGCTGCACTGGCGGCGCTGATCGTCGCTAACAGTCCGCTGGCCGAGCGTTACTTCGCAGCCTTGCATACGGTCTGGCTGGGCTTGTCGCTGGAGCTGTGGATCAACGATGGCTTGATGGCGGTGTTCTTCCTGATGGTCGGCCTGGAGATCAAGCGTGAAGTGCTGGCCGGTGGCCTGTCGACCTGGGAGCAACGCGCCCTGCCCGGCTTTGCCGCTGCCGGGGGCATGCTGGTGCCGGCACTGCTTTATCTGGCAGTGAACTGGGGCAACCCGCAAACCCTCAGCGGCTGGGCGATCCCGGCGGCGACCGACATCGCCTTCGCGCTGGGCGTGCTGTCGCTGCTGGGTAAACGGGTGCCGACCTCGCTGAAAGTTTTTCTGGCCGCCCTGGCGATCCTCGACGACCTGGGTGCGGTGACCATCATCGCCCTGTTCTACAGCTCGGGCCTGAACATCCCCATGCTGCTCGCGGCATTCGCCACGCTGGCGGTGCTGGTGATCATGAACCGCCTGCAGGTCAAACGCCTGCTGCCCTACCTGCTGCTGGGCGTATTGCTGTGGGTGTTCGTGCTCAAATCCGGCGTGCATGCCACGCTGGCGGGTGTGGCGCTGGCACTGTGCATCCCGCTGGGCAGCGAGAAGGACGAAAGCCAGTCGCCGTTATTGCTGCTCGAAGAGAAGCTGCACGGCTGGGTGGCGTTCGCCATCGTGCCGATCTTCGGCTTTGCCAATGCCGGTGTATCGCTGGCAGGGATCAGCGCCGACAATCTGGTCGACCCGGTGCCGCTGGGGGTGGCGCTGGGGTTATTCGTCGGCAAGCAGGTCGGCGTGTTCCTCGCGGCCGTGCTGGCGATCCGCGCCGGGCTGGCAGTCTTGCCGCAGGGTAGCAATTGGCTGCAGGTGTATGGTGTGGCGGTGCTGTGCGGCATCGGTTTCACCATGAGCCTGTTCATCGGCAACCTGGCCTTCCCCGGTGCGCCACATCTGGTCGACGAGGTGAAAGTCGGCGTGCTGATCGGCTCGGGGCTGTCGGCCGTGCTGGGCATGCTGCTGTTGCGGGCCGCACCGCAGCGAAGCTGA